From a region of the Salinispira pacifica genome:
- a CDS encoding metal ABC transporter permease, which translates to MSNRSIWILTGLWAAALILFIPLSSLTGPGFSYTLRSVSLGGALLGAISGGLGSFAVLRKQSLLGDALSHAALPGVGIAFLVAGRELWALLLGASAASFLGVGFISLVTRNSRIKQDGAMGIVLAGWFALGIGILAYIQQRPDASQAGLDSFIFGQAAAIVRKDVLLLVGVAVVLLLILLLFWKEFKLITFDPDFAAANGYPVKIITAILLSLIVISVVMGLQLAGVVLMVGLLIAPGIAARQWTNRLEQMVALGAVIGASSGGMGAILSSLDRDLPTGPMIIVVVSVFVAISLIFAPARGLLWKPGRKLSRPSDAPAAPGSQLAGSAAASTASATSGATKSERTGAHTEEDQ; encoded by the coding sequence GTGAGTAACCGAAGCATCTGGATCCTGACCGGCCTTTGGGCCGCCGCATTAATTCTTTTTATCCCCCTCAGTTCTCTCACCGGCCCGGGCTTCAGTTATACCTTGAGATCGGTCAGCCTGGGCGGCGCATTGCTCGGGGCAATCAGCGGAGGTCTGGGAAGTTTTGCCGTGCTCAGAAAGCAGAGCCTTCTGGGCGACGCCCTCAGTCATGCCGCCTTACCGGGAGTGGGCATCGCATTTCTGGTGGCCGGAAGGGAGCTGTGGGCACTGCTGCTGGGAGCATCCGCTGCCAGTTTTCTGGGAGTGGGATTCATCTCCCTGGTTACCCGGAACAGCAGGATTAAACAGGACGGGGCCATGGGGATTGTGCTGGCTGGATGGTTCGCTCTGGGAATCGGGATTCTTGCGTATATCCAGCAGCGACCTGATGCCAGTCAGGCAGGCCTGGATTCCTTCATCTTCGGACAGGCCGCGGCCATAGTGCGCAAAGATGTACTTCTTCTGGTCGGGGTGGCGGTTGTGCTTCTGCTCATTCTGCTGCTGTTCTGGAAAGAGTTCAAGCTGATAACCTTCGACCCGGATTTCGCCGCAGCCAACGGATATCCGGTAAAGATAATTACCGCCATCCTCCTCAGCCTTATTGTGATTTCCGTGGTCATGGGGCTCCAGCTGGCGGGGGTTGTGCTGATGGTCGGCCTGCTGATAGCACCGGGAATTGCCGCCCGGCAATGGACCAATCGGCTGGAACAGATGGTTGCCCTGGGGGCGGTTATCGGCGCCAGTTCGGGAGGCATGGGGGCAATTCTCAGCTCTCTGGACCGGGACCTTCCCACCGGCCCCATGATCATTGTGGTGGTGAGCGTATTTGTGGCCATCTCGTTGATATTCGCCCCTGCCCGGGGTCTTCTGTGGAAACCCGGGAGAAAGCTCTCCCGGCCTTCCGACGCCCCGGCCGCCCCGGGCTCACAGCTTGCTGGATCCGCTGCGGCTTCGACGGCTTCTGCGACTTCGGGGGCGACGAAATCTGAACGGACCGGGGC
- a CDS encoding metal ABC transporter ATP-binding protein — protein MIMKRSGSTQTQHPRHLHAGEPSFKPVLNTKDLTVAYDSKPAIWDVDLQVPAGVLMGIVGPNGAGKSTFIKAALDLIPKAGGSVEFFGERYSRVRSRVGYVPQRGSVDWDFPTTVLDVITMGLYHNLGWIRRPGKKERSQAQNALEQVGLSEFANRQINQLSGGQQQRTFLARALVQDADLYFMDEPFAAVDALTESAIIEILHELRSRGKTVVVVHHDLQTVADYFDWVALLNVSLVASGPVSEVFTQELIEKTYGGKVNALLARDSSDPNPAEDSRE, from the coding sequence ATGATTATGAAGCGCTCCGGAAGCACCCAGACACAGCACCCCCGTCATCTCCATGCCGGAGAACCTTCATTCAAACCGGTACTCAACACCAAAGACTTGACTGTTGCATATGACAGTAAACCTGCGATTTGGGACGTGGATCTCCAGGTTCCCGCAGGAGTTCTCATGGGAATTGTCGGCCCCAACGGTGCAGGCAAGAGCACCTTCATCAAAGCGGCTCTGGATTTGATTCCCAAAGCCGGGGGCTCGGTGGAGTTTTTCGGTGAACGATATTCCCGGGTCCGCAGTCGTGTGGGTTATGTACCCCAGAGGGGCAGCGTGGATTGGGACTTTCCCACCACCGTGCTGGATGTAATCACCATGGGTCTGTATCACAATCTGGGCTGGATACGCCGGCCCGGAAAAAAAGAGCGCAGCCAGGCACAGAATGCACTTGAGCAGGTGGGCCTGAGTGAGTTTGCCAACCGCCAGATCAACCAGCTTTCCGGCGGACAGCAGCAGAGAACCTTTCTGGCCCGTGCTTTGGTTCAGGATGCGGATCTGTACTTCATGGATGAACCGTTTGCAGCCGTGGACGCCCTTACCGAGTCGGCAATCATTGAAATTCTCCATGAACTGCGCAGCCGGGGGAAGACCGTGGTGGTTGTTCACCACGACCTTCAGACGGTTGCAGACTACTTCGACTGGGTTGCCCTGCTGAATGTATCCCTTGTGGCCAGCGGCCCCGTATCCGAAGTATTCACTCAGGAACTGATCGAAAAGACTTACGGCGGAAAGGTGAACGCCCTCCTCGCCCGGGACAGCTCCGATCCCAATCCGGCGGAGGATTCCCGTGAGTAA